GTCCAGTAGGATCACGGTTGGTCGCAATGAAAAGACAGCCTGGATTCTCACGGATACACAAGCTTGCATACCTGCGAGAACACCATTATGTTTGACCCTTGCAGAAAACCACAGAAAGTTGAAAGGACGAGGTTGTATCATGGAAGAAAGAATGCAGCGCTCCAACTTTAAATGTAGTCACAAGGTTACATTTTGCCAACAATAATGGAAAACTGGGGCTGTGAGATGGCATGCATCAAGTTATCAAAGAAAAAACATGTTTGGTTAGAGTATGCTATGATTATAACTTCTGGAGAATAATATCTAAAATATGCTCTTGATAAACTTGCAAACAGTCACTTAGAAATTGCAGGAGACAGATGTGAAGTTCGGCAGCAAAAAGACCTTGCAATCGGCACAGAAAATAACAATTGTACAACTTTACTAATACGATTCTTCTGGTTGCAAGCAACAAATAAGATTAAACAAGATAAGAGGCCTTACTGCATTTTGTAATAGTTGAAGTACTGATCAAGTCCAACAACGACAGCTCCAACCTGGAAGGAGATTCATTTATCTTAGATCACGGTGGGGTCTAATATTTCAAAGAAAGGTGGTTGGAAATTAAATTTGATAAACAGGTTTGGCATTACACTTTTGTCGTGGTCAAAGTAGAAGTTCGCCTCTAACATTATGTTTTTCTTGCCATCCTCCTACAAAAAACAACATCAGTTTTGGAAGGCAAAACAAAGGTAACATATCTCCTTAAGGTGAACTGATGTTTTCAAGCCTTTGGAAAGTCTCCCTTATTGATGGATAGAAATAATTCAAAATATTGCAATAAATTTGACATGTTTGGCTCTATGGTTCGGAATACTCATCTTGCTATTGCTTGGAATGTTTTTGCAACTGTATCTGTTGTAAACTCAACTATGTGTGCCTATTTTATTTCAGATATAGGTGACTCGTCCAAAATGACTGTTGCCTCAACATTGAAAACCATAGTAAATGGCATGCTGCACCCGGAAGTGGCCAATCATACAGCAAATGTCCCATGCAATGAGGAACTTTGTTCCTACTGACTTTTCACAATAAATTTATTTCCGAAAGAAACAGAGAATTATGATGCATCAATGTGGGAAATATTCACACATAATCAATGGTCTAATTGTATACATGAACCATTAAAACTATCAATCTTAGCACTCCAATAATATATTTGTTCATCTTTAGTTTAGTAAAGAAGTTCAAGAAAACACAAGTGAGAAGCTTAATTTATTTTTTGAATAATAACTAGCATAACTTGGATGTATCAAGAAAAACAggacatcattttattttattttaaaaatcaGAAAAACAGGACATCATGGTGAAACTAGAGGACCCGAACCACAAACTTGCAAATGGAATAGAATAGATAACAGATGGTCAGACCAAGTATGACATACATACCGGACCACCAAAACATTCAAAGCCAGCTAACTTGAGCTCATCCAAAATGCCATCCTCACCAACAACATAAACCTTCAAGATGAAGTTTCAGCAGTAATCAGTATTTTAATAGTGGAAAATTAAGGCATGAAATTCGTTAAATACCATTTTGCAGCAAATAATACAATAGGTAGCAGATTAAGCAAAATGACAAATGCCCAAATATCAGGAGCATTGGTATCAGAACGGAAACATAAAATAACACATGGAAATAGTGCAAGGAACTAGAAGTGCAACCAGAATACtggatagagttgaactagcaactGAATTTGGTCAAGCTTCTTAAATTGTGTGCCAAGGGAAATGATGTTCCTGTTGACATCTTTCTGTAAAGCTCATAAACCACAGATTAtaggaaacaagcaaacagaacagGTTGGATCCCATCTTTAACTGCACAGAGCAATGAATGCCAGTTCTTTATTATATAAGATAAAAGATACTTTTACTAGTTAAGCCAGATGTAGTCAAGAGCTAGAAACAGTCCTTCTGCAAACAGTAAAGGGAAACTCGACCTCTTAAAAATGTAGGATAGCAAATGGCTAGACATAAACTGGAATTTTTCATGTAACCATTGGTAATATGCATCATATTGTTTTGTATAAAGGAAGAACAATCAGCTCAAGTAAGTGCTTTTTGGTTTGTCCCCTAGTTTAGTATAACTTTCACAATCTTATTGTAAAGTGCTGCAGGCTGTTGTTGTGTTGTTAAGCACCCACATACATCACTGTTTCGAATGATCCAATTTATGGTTCTGTTGAAGTGTTTCATAATAATATTTTTATCATGACACAGTAACTGATCATACAGTAACATGGCATTTTAAGAAGCTCGTACAGTCAAATTTCTTGAGCTAACTGCTATAAAGACTATTTAGATTGGTAAGGTCAAATGATATCATTAAATTAGTCCACAATATTTTCTTAATACATTCTTTCTTATATTCATGTAAAAAGAAACTACGGGCCAAAGTCGCAAGTTGTAGACTACGCCTATGTACAAAACGTCCCGTCTTAAACAGAGGGGGTATCAGTCATAGAGCATACTCCAAGACATGTATATAATGCAAAAATTACTAAGAGAAAATCAACCTATGCAGAAATATTTCACGATACCTTCTTTTCTGGAGAAAAATTATTTAACTTCAAGAACATGGCTGCTGCAAATGATGACGTGAAGATCTCTTCCTACAAACAAGTTAACGGATCAATACAATACAGAAAACAATGATCACAGAAATATGGTTGTACTGAAAAGAGAAAACTACCTCAGTAACTTCAAGGCCAagtgttttgaatttctttgaataCTGCCTTCTCGACTTCCTAGAATTGTTTGTTACAAAAACTAATTTCTTGCCCTGCACCAAGTGAAACCAAATAGAAGCATCATTACGGAATCTTCACATAATGGTGCATTTATGAACCAACCAAAATACAGCGATGGACTTTGAAAACTGGAAATTATTCAAAAGAGCATATCAATGCCCTAATAGTGGAAGAGAAGGTTATCAGTACTTGTTTGGTCAATATGGATGCTATGATATTCCTAGACCAGCAGTATATCATGTTGGAAGAACAAACGAGAGAAACCAGAATGATGATAAAGCAAACACCATGTTGAATAATCATATATATGAGTAATTTATTTCTATTAGTTACAGAACTAGGAGGTTACTGATATTTGAGACATAGCAGGGAAGCTCAGTCATTAGCTACTATAACAAATTTTCCAGCCTTGTCAGATTAATGATTAAGTGTGATTGCACGGTACAAACATAAAGATTTTTTTACATCTTATGAAGAATCCAAATATTACCCCTTTCATTCTCTAGCCATGACTTGGAAATTATCTTCAATCTGACTTGTGTACTGCTCAAAGAATATGTGATGCTGTGACGAGAGCAAATGCAAAGTTTACTTCCTGTCTTTAGACTTCCAATCTAGCTAAGTAAATGCTTTAACAAGATTTCAGTAAGCAGGGCTAGCTCCTGTGAAGTGCAAGAACACGGAGAAAAGGCCCCATCGCAGTTGACCATCCCTCTGGTAATTTCAAAATACCCCCTAGGATCAACTGAATGCAACCAAATCATAGCTGAGACTAGAATACAGATTATCTAATGTTAACAATTTAAGCTAAAACTTTCCCTTAAAAAATTAAGCAGAAACTAGAAAAAATCTTCTCATAAGAAGATTGATGCGGTGTGATCCGAGTGGCTACTATAACACTGCCTATCCAAACAAGACACACAGCTTTAACTACAATTTTACCAACTAAGGAAGAGATGAGAGGGGGCCGGGGGCGCAAATCGTTCGCCACTTCGTGATTAGAGCGGTACTCTTGCTACCAGAACGTCCGGTGCGGCATACCAATTTTCGCAGCAACTCCAGCGTCTCGGGGACCCCTTGGATGAGCTCGTCCCCTTTCCAAATCACCCCTgaagaaacaaaaaaataaaatcaaaGGAGCAGGGGTAGGAATCCACTGGCGAGAGCAGAAGAAACGGGGGGCGATGAAGACGAGACCATCGCAATCGAAGAGGAAGGCGTCGACGGAGCCGACGAGGGATCGGGCGGCGTCGGCGGTGAGGAGACCTTTGGCCATGGCTTTTCTTCTTCGCGGCGGCTCCTGCTGCTTTTGCGCTCCGGCTATGTGAAAATTATTATTCGCTGCATCCTCGTCGAGAAAACGTGCGGCGAACGTGGCAGTaggtaagagcatcttcaacaacAAGTGATTTACGATGGGAGCTACGAAGAGGAAGTTATATGCAcgtttttattttaaaaaatatataGAATCATCGCATCCTCTAAAAAATATCTTTAAAAAAAATCATCATCTTCAtcttaaaaaaagtaaaaaaaaaacgaCCAGCGAGTGCCACTTTGCATAACCCTCCATTTAAAAAATACCAGAGGTCCTCACCTCCATCTACAAAGAAAGAAATACATTTAAAAATTAATCCATACCTTCATCTAAAGAAAATTCCGAAAGATTTCACACCGCGGCCAACCAGCTTGCGCCAcgtggcatagctggttggccgCCCTTCACGCGTAGCTTAATGGGTTTAATTTGTACACGGAAGTATCAGGCGATACCCAACCCACAGATGCTCCCATGCTACCTATTTAAAAAAAATTACTTCTGAAAAATAAATCATGGGTGTTCACAGCACATGTTTAGATAATCCCTAAAAAAATCAAATGAAAATTCAAAATATACATTTGAGAAACGAAAAAGAGAAATCCGTCATGAATAGTGTCAAAGGAAGACAAAAACTGAAATGACACAATTCACATCTAAATTTGTCTTTTTTGGTTCTTCATGTGTATTTTGAATTTTGATCTAGATTTTTTAGGGGGTGTCGAAATATGTGTTGTGAACATCCATGACTTGTTTTAGAATGTTTAAATTTGAACTTTTCAACTTTGTATCATGGGGAGCATATGAGTGTCGGTATCAGTGGATATTTTCCCGCATTTTTACCACACAAAAAAAATGTTACTCCAACACTTATGTTTTGAGCCTATCTCACGTGGATAGATTCTTTATGGTGGAACCAGCCAAACAGGATTCAAGTCTTGTGTTAAAAAAATACCATATCCCTTAAAAAATTGTTGGCCTATCTCTATCTTATGTTGTAAAAAAAATTGGCGGCCTCAATTTTTTGCAGCAACAACCCGTTGTCGTAATACAAATCCTGTAGCGCATGACTGCCCAACTGCGAGCAGAAACTTCACACATGTGGCCGTGGACAGCACCACTGACCCGACCGCCAACCCCGTCATCATCGTCGCTGCACCCACAACTTCTCATCTGATGGTTCCCGCCGCCACCAAACTGAAGGCTTCCGATGTCCGTTGACAAGTGTTTGCGACCCCACGAGTCGTCTTCGTG
Above is a window of Triticum dicoccoides isolate Atlit2015 ecotype Zavitan chromosome 5B, WEW_v2.0, whole genome shotgun sequence DNA encoding:
- the LOC119308695 gene encoding phosphoglycolate phosphatase 2-like, encoding MAKGLLTADAARSLVGSVDAFLFDCDGVIWKGDELIQGVPETLELLRKLGKKLVFVTNNSRKSRRQYSKKFKTLGLEVTEEEIFTSSFAAAMFLKLNNFSPEKKVYVVGEDGILDELKLAGFECFGGPEDGKKNIMLEANFYFDHDKSVGAVVVGLDQYFNYYKMQYASLCIRENPGCLFIATNRDPTGHMTSAQEWPGAGTMVAAVSCSVQKEPIVVGKPSSFLMDFLLKSFNLETSRMCMVGDRLDTDILFGQNTGCKTLLVLSGVTTLPELQDASNTIHPDLYTNSVHDLVKLLQQ